A single window of Engraulis encrasicolus isolate BLACKSEA-1 chromosome 20, IST_EnEncr_1.0, whole genome shotgun sequence DNA harbors:
- the ggcta gene encoding gamma-glutamylcyclotransferase a: MCRKLAGLIKTSKYQSKILFTMSSDHFMYFAFGSNLLKERLQLKNPSATFYSTGRLKDYMLRFGLWGEKVQCRWNGGVATIEESPGAEVWGVVWKLSNDNLPSLDKQEEVYSPLQVTVETDSGTLLCRTYQMNGFCACLPSPQYKQVLCLGAQQNGLPPQYIKALQDLETNNYSGPSSIMDEIKIAMH, from the exons ATGTGTCGGAAACTAGCTGGACTTATAAAAACCTCAAAATACCAGTCAAAGATTTTATTCACTATGTCTAGTGATCACTTCATGTATTTCGCCTTCGGGAGCAACCTGTTGAAGGAACGGCTTCAGCTGAAAAACCCATCAGCAACATTTTATTCTACCGGTCGACTGAAG GATTACATGCTGAGGTTTGGCTTGTGGGGAGAGAAGGTGCAGTGCAGGTGGAACGGTGGAGTTGCCACTATTGAGGAGAGCCCAGGTGCTGAGGTGTGGGGAGTAGTTTGGAAACTGAGCAATGACAACCTACCATCTCTAGACAA aCAGGAGGAAGTGTACAGTCCCCTGCAGGTCACCGTGGAGACAGACAGTGGGACCTTGCTCTGCCGAACATACCAAATGAATGGCTTCTGCGCCTGCCTGCCCTCCCCCCAGTACAAACAG GTGCTGTGTCTGGGCGCCCAACAGAACGGCCTACCACCTCAATACATCAAAGCTCTACAGGACTTGGAGACTAACAACTAC